One Nitrospira sp. SG-bin1 genomic window carries:
- a CDS encoding methionine--tRNA ligase, protein MADETTFYITTPIYYVNDVPHIGHAYTTVAADVLSRYWRLRGRDVLFLTGLDEHGQKVQQAAAKAGIDPQVHCDKLAPQFEKLWQRLNISNDAFIRTTDDEHQSVVQRCLQQLYDKKLIYKDSYTGWYCTFDERFWTEKDVESGLCPDCKRPVEKLSEHNYFFKMGQYQDRLIEHIKAHPNFIRPESRRNEVLGFLQNQKLGDLSISRPISRLSWGIELPFDKDYVTYVWFDALVNYISALEYLPRGNPRGNRFWPANVHLVGKDILTTHAVYWSTMLMALGLPLPETIFAHGWWTVEGEKMSKSRGNVVDPNKMIDEFGADAFRYFLLREVPFGQDGDFSRAAMITRVNSDLANGIGNLVSRTITMVNKFTEGKIPERGEISYEETEHLIKVEIEGRAQKIMHQHLRFNDDLAGLWWIIQLCDLLIDKSQPWQLVRRDDCKVRLSNVLNTLARSIYALSIYLYPYMPKAATEIQKQLGISPDWSIPLDEKSIWDDRVSGRTVKIGNPLFPRIESKPGVRPVTESSVSPQPTAATPTPPAAPEPPAAPQISIDEFMKVQLKTAKILSAERVPKSEKLIKLQVSLGTEQRQIVAGIGKKYEPDTLIGKTIVIVTNLKPAKLMGVESQGMVLAAGDAEVRGLLTILEEVDPGTKVK, encoded by the coding sequence ATGGCTGACGAGACGACGTTCTACATCACCACTCCCATTTATTACGTCAACGACGTTCCGCATATCGGCCATGCCTATACGACCGTCGCGGCGGACGTCCTTTCGCGCTACTGGCGGCTGCGCGGACGCGACGTGTTGTTTCTCACCGGCCTCGACGAACATGGTCAGAAAGTGCAACAGGCGGCTGCCAAAGCCGGTATCGATCCCCAAGTCCACTGCGACAAGCTGGCCCCACAGTTTGAAAAGCTCTGGCAACGACTGAATATCTCGAACGACGCCTTTATCAGAACCACTGACGATGAACACCAATCAGTGGTTCAGCGGTGCTTGCAACAGCTCTACGACAAGAAGCTGATCTACAAGGATTCGTACACAGGCTGGTACTGTACGTTCGATGAACGCTTCTGGACCGAGAAAGACGTCGAGTCCGGACTCTGCCCGGACTGTAAGCGTCCTGTCGAGAAGCTCAGCGAGCATAATTACTTCTTCAAGATGGGGCAGTATCAGGACCGCTTGATCGAGCACATCAAGGCACATCCGAACTTTATTCGCCCTGAGTCGCGGCGCAACGAAGTCCTCGGTTTTCTCCAAAACCAGAAACTGGGCGACCTCTCGATCTCCAGGCCGATATCCCGACTCTCGTGGGGCATCGAACTCCCTTTCGATAAAGATTACGTGACCTATGTCTGGTTCGATGCGTTGGTGAATTACATCTCCGCCTTGGAATATCTCCCTCGAGGCAACCCAAGAGGCAACCGATTCTGGCCCGCGAACGTGCATCTCGTCGGCAAAGATATCCTGACGACGCATGCCGTCTACTGGTCCACGATGCTGATGGCATTGGGTCTCCCATTGCCGGAAACAATCTTTGCCCACGGCTGGTGGACCGTGGAGGGCGAGAAGATGTCAAAAAGCCGCGGCAACGTCGTCGATCCCAACAAAATGATCGATGAATTCGGTGCCGACGCGTTTCGCTATTTCTTATTGCGCGAAGTGCCATTCGGGCAAGATGGAGACTTTTCCCGAGCCGCCATGATTACCCGCGTGAACAGTGACCTAGCAAACGGCATCGGAAATCTTGTGAGCCGTACCATCACAATGGTCAATAAATTCACAGAAGGAAAGATTCCAGAACGTGGTGAAATATCATATGAAGAGACTGAGCACTTAATTAAAGTAGAAATCGAAGGCAGAGCCCAAAAAATCATGCATCAGCACTTGCGTTTTAATGACGATTTAGCAGGGCTATGGTGGATTATTCAGCTATGTGATCTCCTCATTGACAAGTCCCAACCATGGCAACTGGTCAGAAGAGATGATTGCAAAGTGCGGCTCTCCAATGTCCTTAACACATTGGCCAGATCTATATACGCTCTCTCGATTTATCTGTATCCCTATATGCCAAAGGCTGCCACCGAAATCCAGAAGCAACTGGGCATATCACCAGATTGGTCGATTCCTCTGGATGAAAAGTCAATTTGGGATGACCGAGTTTCTGGAAGAACAGTAAAAATAGGAAATCCTCTGTTCCCACGCATCGAATCAAAACCAGGAGTACGACCAGTGACCGAATCATCTGTTTCTCCACAACCAACCGCTGCCACGCCGACTCCTCCGGCCGCTCCGGAACCTCCGGCGGCACCGCAAATCAGCATCGACGAGTTCATGAAGGTTCAGCTCAAGACGGCAAAGATTCTGTCCGCCGAGCGCGTGCCAAAATCGGAGAAGTTGATCAAGTTGCAAGTCTCCCTCGGCACGGAACAGCGTCAGATCGTGGCGGGCATCGGCAAGAAGTACGAGCCGGACACCTTGATCGGCAAAACCATCGTGATCGTGACCAATCTCAAGCCGGCCAAGCTCATGGGGGTTGAATCGCAAGGCATGGTGCTGGCGGCGGGTGACGCCGAGGTGCGCGGACTGCTCACCATTTTGGAAGAAGTAGATCCCGGCACCAAGGTGAAATGA
- a CDS encoding dTMP kinase encodes MKSSRGRPARRSTGIFITLEGGEGSGKTTHARQLCEWLTAQGLEVLHTREPGGTLLAERLRSILLDPSAETLAPETEAYLIFASRRQHVDHVIEPALAQGKTVVCDRFSDSTMAYQGYGRGLDLRVLHTMNDWATGKLSPQLTLLFDVPVAVGLRRRRSGAAAQNRLDREAEQFHRKVRTGFQILARREPRRIRVIDAAQSLESVTQTVEKLVLNWLTTYRSRTSTGR; translated from the coding sequence ATGAAATCCTCAAGGGGCAGACCAGCCAGACGATCGACGGGCATCTTCATCACGCTGGAAGGCGGTGAAGGAAGCGGGAAAACGACGCACGCGCGCCAGCTGTGTGAATGGTTGACCGCGCAGGGCTTGGAGGTGTTGCATACCAGAGAACCGGGAGGCACATTGCTCGCTGAACGGTTACGGAGTATCCTGCTCGACCCATCGGCGGAAACTCTCGCCCCGGAAACGGAAGCCTACCTCATTTTTGCATCACGACGCCAGCATGTGGATCATGTCATCGAGCCTGCGCTCGCACAAGGCAAGACGGTCGTCTGTGATCGGTTCTCAGATTCGACGATGGCCTATCAAGGGTATGGGAGAGGATTGGATCTGCGGGTGTTGCACACGATGAACGACTGGGCGACCGGGAAGTTGTCTCCTCAGCTCACCTTGCTCTTCGACGTTCCTGTCGCTGTTGGACTCCGGAGGCGCCGTAGCGGCGCCGCCGCCCAGAATCGGCTCGATCGAGAAGCCGAACAGTTCCACCGGAAAGTCCGGACGGGATTTCAGATCTTGGCACGACGAGAGCCTCGCCGCATCAGAGTGATCGACGCGGCACAATCCCTGGAGTCTGTCACACAAACGGTCGAAAAGCTGGTCTTGAACTGGCTCACGACCTATCGCTCACGGACCTCGACAGGTCGATAG
- a CDS encoding glutamine--fructose-6-phosphate aminotransferase, with amino-acid sequence MCGIIGYVGNQDAVPILIGGLAKLEYRGYDSSGVAVMQGEKIAVRRSVGKLINLQNSLKANELTGTVGIGHTRWATHGKPSEQNAHPHRSKGCVLVHNGIIENYQELKQQLQKDGYKFQSETDTEVVAHLIDKYLQRENKLADAVRLATKDVRGSYALAVISEREPGTLIAARSGCPLVVGRTKHASYVASDVMAMLAHTREVTYLEEGDVAVVTQHCVDITDGEGHAVSRKSSTITWDASAAEKSGYPHFMLKEIHEQPQTILDTMRGRYSYETGEADLPDIGLTPKEFAAVERIWIVACGTSWHAGQVGKYLFEEMVRAPVQVDIGSEFRYRDPLVGKNDLFITISQSGETADTLAAAREAKQKGARVVSIVNVVGSTLARESDGVLYTHCGPEIGVASTKAFTAQLTALYLLALHFARVRNVMKVADGKAWLDRLVKLPVLVERVLQREAEIVAIAKRYYKKRNFLFLGRGINYPIALEGSLKLKEISYIHAEGYAAGEMKHGPIALIDKDMPVVVLAPRDRLYDKTVSNLMEVKARHAPVIAFVAEGERELGKIADAVFTIPDTHSLISPILFTIPLQLLAYHIAVLRGADVDQPRNLAKSVTVE; translated from the coding sequence ATGTGTGGAATCATCGGATACGTCGGCAACCAAGATGCGGTTCCGATTCTCATCGGAGGATTGGCGAAGTTGGAGTATCGTGGGTACGATTCCTCCGGTGTCGCGGTCATGCAGGGAGAAAAGATCGCCGTCAGGCGGAGCGTGGGCAAGCTGATCAACCTTCAAAATTCGCTCAAAGCCAACGAACTTACCGGAACGGTCGGAATCGGCCATACTCGGTGGGCCACTCATGGGAAACCTTCCGAACAGAATGCCCATCCGCATCGGTCGAAAGGATGCGTGCTGGTGCACAACGGGATCATCGAAAACTATCAGGAGCTGAAGCAGCAATTGCAAAAAGACGGTTACAAATTCCAATCGGAAACCGATACGGAAGTCGTCGCCCATTTGATCGATAAGTATCTTCAGCGCGAAAACAAGCTGGCCGATGCCGTGCGGCTGGCGACGAAAGACGTCAGAGGCAGCTATGCATTGGCCGTCATCTCGGAACGGGAACCCGGCACGTTGATCGCCGCACGGTCAGGTTGCCCGTTGGTCGTCGGTCGGACCAAGCACGCGTCCTATGTGGCCTCGGACGTCATGGCGATGCTCGCGCATACGCGAGAAGTGACGTATCTCGAGGAAGGGGATGTCGCGGTCGTGACCCAACACTGCGTGGACATTACGGACGGCGAGGGCCATGCCGTCTCGCGTAAGTCCTCCACGATCACCTGGGATGCCTCGGCGGCGGAGAAAAGCGGATATCCCCACTTCATGCTGAAAGAGATCCATGAACAGCCGCAAACGATTCTTGATACCATGCGTGGTCGATATTCCTATGAGACCGGGGAGGCGGATCTGCCGGACATCGGCCTGACGCCAAAAGAATTCGCCGCGGTTGAGCGGATCTGGATCGTCGCCTGCGGAACGTCCTGGCATGCCGGACAAGTGGGAAAGTATCTGTTTGAAGAAATGGTCCGTGCCCCGGTTCAGGTGGACATCGGCAGCGAGTTTCGGTATCGCGATCCGCTCGTCGGGAAAAATGACTTGTTCATCACGATTTCTCAATCCGGAGAGACGGCCGATACACTGGCTGCCGCGCGAGAGGCGAAGCAAAAGGGCGCACGCGTCGTCTCCATCGTCAACGTCGTCGGCAGCACGTTGGCGCGTGAGTCGGACGGAGTGCTCTACACTCACTGCGGGCCAGAGATTGGGGTGGCCTCGACCAAAGCATTCACCGCGCAACTCACCGCGCTGTACTTGCTGGCCTTGCATTTTGCTCGAGTTCGTAATGTGATGAAGGTAGCGGACGGAAAGGCCTGGCTCGACCGGTTGGTGAAGTTGCCGGTGCTGGTGGAGCGTGTGCTGCAGCGGGAAGCCGAAATCGTGGCGATCGCCAAGCGGTATTACAAGAAACGGAACTTTCTGTTCTTGGGGCGCGGCATCAACTATCCGATCGCCTTGGAAGGCTCGCTGAAGCTCAAGGAAATTTCCTACATCCATGCCGAGGGGTACGCGGCGGGCGAGATGAAACACGGCCCCATCGCATTGATCGACAAGGATATGCCGGTCGTGGTTCTGGCGCCTCGGGATCGACTGTACGACAAAACGGTCAGCAACCTCATGGAGGTGAAAGCCCGACACGCGCCGGTGATTGCCTTTGTGGCCGAAGGTGAGCGGGAACTCGGTAAAATCGCCGATGCGGTGTTTACCATTCCCGATACCCATTCGTTGATCTCGCCCATTCTGTTCACGATCCCGCTGCAGCTGCTGGCGTATCATATTGCAGTGCTGAGAGGAGCGGACGTGGATCAACCCAGAAATCTGGCGAAGAGCGTCACCGTGGAATAG
- the gatC gene encoding asparaginyl/glutamyl-tRNA amidotransferase subunit C (allows the formation of correctly charged Asn-tRNA(Asn) or Gln-tRNA(Gln) through the transamidation of misacylated Asp-tRNA(Asn) or Glu-tRNA(Gln) in organisms which lack either or both of asparaginyl-tRNA or glutaminyl-tRNA synthetases; reaction takes place in the presence of glutamine and ATP through an activated phospho-Asp-tRNA(Asn) or phospho-Glu-tRNA; some Mycoplasma proteins contain an N-terminal fusion to an unknown domain): MEITQHDVEKVAQLARLAVTAAEKETFAKQLTQILTHVDTLNRYDTAGIEPTATIMGQVNVFREDVVCPSLSSEKALANAPEREGDGFVVPKILEER; the protein is encoded by the coding sequence ATGGAGATTACGCAGCACGATGTAGAAAAGGTGGCGCAGCTGGCGCGATTGGCGGTCACGGCTGCCGAGAAGGAGACCTTTGCCAAACAGTTGACCCAGATTCTGACCCATGTCGATACGCTGAACCGGTACGACACGGCGGGGATCGAGCCGACCGCGACGATCATGGGGCAGGTGAATGTATTTCGCGAAGATGTCGTATGTCCGTCGCTGTCTTCGGAAAAGGCGTTGGCGAACGCGCCGGAGCGTGAAGGAGACGGCTTTGTTGTGCCCAAAATTCTAGAGGAGCGTTAA
- a CDS encoding aspartate 1-decarboxylase — protein MFRQMLRSKIHRATVTGAHLEYEGSLTIDQDLMEAAGILPYEAIVCSNLNNGERFMTYAINGTRGKGEIILNGPTARKAAVGDQIIIFCYEYYGEEEIKKHAPKIVRVNEKNRIVTVS, from the coding sequence ATGTTTCGACAAATGCTACGTTCGAAAATTCATCGTGCCACAGTCACGGGCGCCCATCTTGAGTACGAAGGCAGCCTGACCATCGATCAAGACCTGATGGAAGCGGCCGGGATCCTCCCTTATGAGGCGATTGTCTGCTCGAATCTGAATAACGGCGAACGATTCATGACCTATGCGATCAACGGGACGCGAGGTAAAGGGGAGATCATTTTGAATGGGCCCACCGCAAGAAAAGCGGCGGTCGGAGATCAGATTATCATCTTTTGTTATGAGTATTACGGAGAAGAAGAGATCAAAAAGCACGCACCTAAGATCGTTCGAGTGAATGAAAAAAATCGGATTGTGACGGTGAGCTGA
- the gatA gene encoding aspartyl/glutamyl-tRNA amidotransferase subunit A (allows the formation of correctly charged Asn-tRNA(Asn) or Gln-tRNA(Gln) through the transamidation of misacylated Asp-tRNA(Asn) or Glu-tRNA(Gln) in organisms which lack either or both of asparaginyl-tRNA or glutaminyl-tRNA synthetases; reaction takes place in the presence of glutamine and ATP through an activated phospho-Asp-tRNA(Asn) or phospho-Glu-tRNA), whose product MSLHKLTLCELQQQFKTGDVTAAEIVRAYALRISQVEPKVKAFVTYAKETAFLQAEALDRKLKEWRKTKPLTGMPLAVKDNICTNGVPTTCSSRMLQHFVPPYDATVVAKLRAQDYILLGKTNLDEFAMGSSTENSAFGPSRNPWNVHCVPGGSSGGSAAAVAAEECVAALGSDTGGSIRQPAAFCGVVGLKPTYGRVSRYGLVAFASSLDQIGPITKDVSDAAFLLQAIAGHDPMDSTSVDRPVPDYMKALQKLDLKNLKLGVPAEFFTEGLDPEVEQAVRAAIGELKNLGAQIREIRLPRTDAAVAVYYVIATAEASSNLARFDGVKYGFRAKETKDLLELYMKTRQEGFGPEVKRRIMLGTYVLSAGYYDAYYGKAQAVRTLICQEFDAAFKEVDLIVTPATPTPAFRLGEKSEDPLQMYLSDIFTISVNLAGLPAIALPCGFSKEGLPIGLQLIGRAFEEETIFRAARAYERSTQWYLKKPTLR is encoded by the coding sequence ATGTCCCTTCATAAATTGACCCTCTGTGAGCTTCAGCAACAATTCAAAACCGGAGACGTGACGGCGGCGGAGATCGTGCGCGCTTACGCCTTGCGTATCAGCCAGGTTGAGCCCAAGGTCAAAGCCTTCGTCACCTATGCGAAAGAGACGGCGTTCCTGCAGGCCGAGGCCTTGGATCGAAAGCTCAAGGAATGGAGAAAAACCAAGCCGCTCACTGGAATGCCTCTGGCCGTCAAGGACAATATCTGTACGAACGGCGTGCCGACGACATGCAGCTCTCGGATGTTGCAGCATTTTGTGCCGCCGTATGATGCAACAGTCGTTGCCAAGTTGCGTGCGCAAGACTACATCTTGTTGGGCAAGACGAATCTGGATGAATTCGCGATGGGGTCTTCGACTGAAAACTCCGCGTTCGGCCCCAGCCGGAATCCCTGGAATGTGCATTGTGTGCCCGGGGGATCAAGTGGAGGGTCTGCGGCCGCGGTGGCGGCGGAAGAATGTGTGGCGGCGCTCGGCTCGGACACGGGTGGCTCCATCAGGCAGCCGGCGGCCTTCTGCGGTGTGGTGGGACTGAAACCCACCTACGGACGAGTCTCGCGGTACGGGTTGGTGGCATTCGCCTCTTCGCTGGATCAAATCGGGCCGATCACGAAGGACGTATCCGACGCGGCATTTCTTCTGCAAGCGATCGCAGGGCATGATCCAATGGATTCCACGTCTGTCGATCGTCCTGTACCGGACTACATGAAGGCGCTGCAAAAACTCGATCTCAAAAATCTGAAGCTCGGCGTGCCGGCTGAATTTTTTACCGAAGGACTCGATCCAGAGGTCGAACAGGCGGTGAGAGCGGCCATCGGCGAGTTGAAGAATCTTGGGGCGCAAATCAGGGAAATCCGTCTGCCGAGAACGGATGCGGCTGTGGCCGTGTACTATGTCATCGCGACGGCCGAAGCCAGCTCGAATCTCGCCCGCTTCGACGGGGTGAAGTACGGTTTTCGTGCAAAGGAAACCAAGGATCTTCTCGAACTCTACATGAAGACCCGGCAGGAGGGATTCGGACCGGAAGTGAAGCGGCGGATCATGCTGGGGACCTATGTGCTCAGCGCCGGGTATTATGATGCCTATTATGGGAAAGCCCAGGCCGTGCGAACGTTGATCTGCCAAGAGTTCGACGCCGCGTTCAAAGAGGTGGACCTGATCGTGACTCCTGCGACACCGACTCCGGCTTTCAGATTGGGAGAAAAAAGCGAAGACCCCTTGCAAATGTATCTTTCCGACATTTTCACGATCTCAGTGAATCTGGCCGGGTTACCGGCGATCGCGTTGCCTTGCGGGTTCAGCAAGGAGGGACTTCCGATCGGCCTGCAGTTGATCGGACGCGCATTCGAGGAAGAGACGATATTTCGAGCCGCGCGTGCCTATGAGCGATCAACGCAATGGTATCTCAAGAAACCGACATTACGGTAA
- a CDS encoding aspartyl/glutamyl-tRNA amidotransferase subunit B has protein sequence MSFETVIGVEVHAQLRTNSKMFCGCGTTFGLSANSQTCPVCLGLPGSLPVVNRTAVEMAVRAGLALNCTITANNRFARKNYFYPDLPKGYQISQYEFPICQHGWIEIHDGGGTKRIRIRRAHLEEDAGKNIHETGTSGSRVDLNRAGTPLLEIVTEPDMRSAEEVVAYLKGLREILMYLDVCDGNMEEGSFRCEPNLSLRPSGQKEFGTKVELKNINSFKYVKDAIEYEIKRQTKVLNERGKIRQETRLWNIERGETAVMRSKEEAHDYRYFPDPDLVPLKLDKEWIEGFRAGLPELPTVRTKRFMSDYGLSEYDATILTGSKGIADYFESTVKLFDQPKTVSNWVMGELMRELNNIGTDISASPVTPERLVSLLKMVDKGIVSLKVAREIFPELYSSGKTPEQIVQEKGLTQVSDEGALVKIVDEVLSKHPAQVAQFKEGKQQVLGFLVGQVMKASGGKANPGKVNELLKKKLG, from the coding sequence ATGAGTTTCGAGACGGTCATCGGGGTGGAGGTCCACGCACAACTGCGGACCAACTCCAAGATGTTCTGCGGATGCGGCACGACCTTCGGTCTGTCGGCGAACAGCCAAACCTGCCCCGTGTGTCTCGGTCTGCCCGGGAGCTTGCCCGTCGTCAACCGAACGGCGGTCGAAATGGCGGTTCGTGCGGGCTTGGCGTTGAACTGTACGATCACGGCGAACAATCGATTCGCGAGAAAGAATTATTTTTATCCGGACTTACCGAAAGGTTATCAAATTTCGCAATATGAGTTCCCGATTTGCCAGCATGGGTGGATCGAGATTCATGATGGCGGCGGGACAAAGCGGATCCGCATCCGGCGCGCGCATTTGGAGGAAGATGCCGGGAAAAACATCCATGAGACCGGCACCAGTGGGAGCCGGGTTGATTTGAACCGTGCCGGCACACCGCTGTTGGAAATCGTGACGGAGCCGGACATGCGTTCGGCCGAGGAAGTGGTGGCTTACCTCAAAGGGCTGCGGGAAATCTTAATGTACCTCGACGTCTGCGACGGGAACATGGAGGAAGGAAGTTTCCGATGCGAGCCCAATTTGTCGCTGCGTCCGTCGGGGCAAAAGGAGTTTGGGACGAAGGTCGAGCTGAAAAACATCAATTCCTTCAAGTATGTGAAGGATGCGATCGAGTACGAGATCAAACGGCAGACCAAAGTGTTGAACGAGAGAGGCAAGATTCGTCAGGAAACGAGGCTCTGGAACATCGAACGTGGTGAAACGGCGGTGATGCGTTCCAAAGAAGAAGCCCATGACTACCGCTACTTCCCGGATCCGGACTTGGTGCCGTTGAAGTTGGACAAGGAGTGGATCGAAGGATTCCGTGCTGGCCTGCCGGAATTGCCGACCGTGCGGACGAAGCGATTCATGTCGGACTATGGGTTGTCCGAATATGACGCCACTATCTTGACGGGATCGAAAGGCATAGCAGACTACTTTGAGTCCACCGTGAAGCTCTTCGATCAACCGAAGACGGTGAGTAATTGGGTGATGGGGGAGTTGATGAGAGAGTTGAACAACATTGGAACAGACATTTCAGCGTCACCTGTCACGCCTGAACGGCTGGTGAGTCTCTTGAAGATGGTGGACAAGGGGATCGTCAGTTTAAAGGTCGCCCGTGAAATCTTTCCGGAACTCTATAGCAGTGGGAAGACGCCCGAACAGATTGTGCAGGAAAAGGGGCTGACCCAGGTCTCCGACGAAGGGGCGCTGGTGAAGATCGTCGATGAGGTATTGAGCAAGCATCCAGCCCAAGTGGCGCAGTTCAAGGAAGGGAAACAACAGGTATTGGGTTTTCTCGTCGGGCAGGTGATGAAGGCGAGCGGGGGCAAGGCCAATCCTGGGAAGGTGAACGAGTTGCTGAAGAAGAAATTGGGATGA
- the eno gene encoding phosphopyruvate hydratase (catalyzes the formation of phosphoenolpyruvate from 2-phospho-D-glycerate in glycolysis): MSAIREIKGRQIIDSRGNPTIEAEVTLESGAKGRAAVPSGASTGEKEAIELRDGDKKRWMGKGVSKAVANISKVIAPELLGKEAFDQAGIDRAMIALDGTKTKGKLGANAILGVSLAVAKASANETGQPLYRYLGGANARVLPVPLMNIINGGAHADNRLDLQEFMIMPVGASRFSEALRMATEVFHSLKALLKKKGLNTAVGDEGGFAPDLKSNEEALGLIAQSIEDAGYKVGLDIALALDCAASELYDKGRYVLEAEKNPERSSEEMIGYYGKLLDRYPILSIEDGLSELDWKGWKILTEKLGNRVQLVGDDIFVTNVEIFSKGIKEGIGNSILIKLNQIGTLTETLDAIELAKRSGYTAIISHRSGETEDTTIADVAVATNSGLIKTGSLSRTDRVAKYNQLLRIEEELGPMALYRGREAVQAGA, encoded by the coding sequence ATGAGCGCCATTCGAGAAATCAAGGGCAGGCAGATTATCGATTCACGCGGCAACCCGACGATTGAAGCGGAAGTCACGCTCGAAAGCGGTGCAAAGGGGCGGGCAGCCGTTCCATCCGGTGCGTCAACGGGGGAAAAAGAAGCGATCGAACTCCGCGACGGCGACAAGAAGCGGTGGATGGGAAAGGGTGTTTCCAAGGCGGTTGCGAATATCAGCAAGGTCATCGCCCCCGAACTGCTCGGGAAGGAAGCATTCGATCAGGCCGGCATCGATCGAGCCATGATCGCGTTGGACGGAACGAAAACCAAAGGTAAGCTCGGGGCCAACGCGATCTTGGGTGTCTCGTTAGCCGTTGCAAAGGCGTCGGCGAATGAAACAGGGCAGCCGCTCTATCGTTATCTCGGTGGGGCCAATGCTCGCGTGCTTCCGGTGCCACTCATGAATATCATCAACGGCGGGGCCCATGCCGATAACCGCTTGGACCTCCAAGAGTTCATGATCATGCCGGTCGGTGCGAGCCGGTTCAGCGAAGCCCTCCGCATGGCAACGGAAGTCTTTCATTCGTTGAAAGCCCTCTTGAAGAAGAAGGGTCTCAACACGGCCGTGGGGGATGAAGGTGGGTTCGCCCCGGATCTGAAATCGAACGAGGAGGCGTTGGGCCTGATCGCACAATCAATAGAAGATGCCGGCTATAAGGTGGGTCTGGATATCGCCTTGGCGTTGGACTGCGCGGCGAGCGAGCTCTACGACAAGGGACGGTATGTGCTCGAAGCGGAAAAGAACCCCGAACGTTCGTCCGAGGAAATGATCGGCTACTATGGCAAGCTGCTGGATCGTTATCCGATTCTGTCGATCGAAGACGGGTTGAGCGAATTGGATTGGAAGGGTTGGAAGATCCTCACCGAGAAGTTGGGCAACAGGGTGCAGCTCGTCGGGGATGACATCTTCGTCACGAACGTCGAAATCTTTTCAAAAGGCATCAAGGAAGGAATCGGGAATTCGATCCTGATCAAGCTCAATCAGATCGGAACCCTGACGGAAACCTTGGATGCGATCGAATTGGCGAAGCGTTCCGGCTATACGGCGATCATTTCACACCGGTCCGGCGAGACGGAAGACACCACGATTGCGGACGTGGCGGTGGCGACCAACAGTGGATTGATCAAGACGGGATCCTTGTCTCGAACGGATCGTGTGGCAAAGTACAACCAACTGCTCAGAATCGAAGAAGAGTTGGGCCCCATGGCGCTCTATCGTGGTCGAGAGGCAGTGCAGGCCGGGGCCTGA